A window from Musa acuminata AAA Group cultivar baxijiao chromosome BXJ3-10, Cavendish_Baxijiao_AAA, whole genome shotgun sequence encodes these proteins:
- the LOC135650580 gene encoding beta-amylase-like isoform X1 — protein sequence MTSISYASLPHLERSSPARTELRRRHGGHELAPVGGSRKMEKIEFGGRFSSDGPFKRVTAPQTVTSAAPTMVSDLETADSRTDTEKMLANYVPVFVMLPLDVISVSNVLEKQEELRRQLRQLRAADVDGVMVDVWWGIVEAEGTKCYDWSAYRELFHMVEEEGLKLQAIMSFHQCGGNIGDAVDIPLPRWVRDVGESDPDIYYTNRSGTRNREYLTVGVDDQPIFDGRTAVELYSDFMKSFRANMADFLDAGIITDIEVGLGPAGELRYPSYPEAQGWVFPGIGEFQCYDKYMKEEFKEDAAMAGHPEWYLPDDAGEYNDKPTKTKFFAAKNGTYLTEKGTFFLTWYSNKLLMHGDQILDAANEAFLGCKLKLAAKVSGIHWWYKDDNHAAELTAGYYNLNDRDGYRTIARMLARHDAILNFTCVEMRNWEQIRRAKSGPEELVRQVFSAAWREGIEVACENALSRYDRRGYNQILKNARPNGVSRNGRPKLRVLAMTYLRLSDELLKRINFNVFRLFVRKMHADQEYCADPWKYFKPITPVERSKPEITMDEILEATETMKPYPFDPETDMSVGGAFADVVDAALRILTSSFN from the exons ATGACAAGCATCTCCTATGCAAGCCTACCTCATCTAGAGAGGTCATCGCCGGCGAGGACAGAGCTCCGCCGGCGGCACGGAGGGCATGAACTGGCTCCTGTGGGCGGATCGAGAAAGATGGAGAAGATAGAATTTGGTGGGAGATTCTCCTCAGATGGACCTTTTAAGAGAGTTACTGCACCTCAAACCGTGACCTCTGCTGCTCCAACCATGGTTTCTGATCTTGAG ACAGCAGACTCGCGCACAGACACGGAGAAGATGCTGGCAAACTACGTGCCGGTGTTCGTGATGCTCCCA TTGGATGTCATCTCCGTCAGCAATGTGTTGGAGAAGCAGGAAGAACTGCGGCGGCAGCTACGGCAGTTGCGTGCTGCCGATGTCGACGGCGTCATGGTGGACGTTTGGTGGGGAATCGTCGAAGCCGAGGGCACGAAATGCTACGACTGGAGCGCATACAGGGAGCTGTTCCACATGGTGGAGGAAGAAGGGCTAAAGTTGCAGGCCATCATGTCGTTCCATCAGTGCGGCGGAAACATCGGCGACGCCGTCGACATCCCGTTGCCGCGGTGGGTTCGCGATGTCGGCGAGTCGGACCCAGATATCTACTACACCAACAGAAGTGGCACGAGGAATCGAGAGTACCTCACCGTTGGGGTAGACGACCAGCCCATATTTGATGGCCGCACTGCTGTGGAG CTTTACAGTGACTTCATGAAGAGCTTCAGAGCAAACATGGCAGATTTCTTGGATGCTGGTATTATCACAGACATAGAGGTGGGTCTTGGCCCTGCCGGAGAATTGAGGTACCCCTCCTACCCTGAAGCACAGGGATGGGTTTTTCCAGGCATTGGAGAGTTTCAG TGTTATGACAAGTACATGAAGGAAGAGTTCAAAGAGGACGCAGCAATGGCAGGACACCCTGAATGGTATTTGCCAGATGATGCAGGAGAATACAACGACAAGCCGACGAAGACGAAGTTCTTCGCGGCGAAGAATGGGACATATCTCACGGAAAAAGGAACTTTCTTCCTGACTTGGTACTCGAACAAGCTACTAATGCATGGAGACCAGATTCTTGATGCAGCTAATGAGGCCTTCCTAGGCTGCAAACTCAAGCTTGCAGCCAAA GTCTCCGGCATCCACTGGTGGTACAAAGACGACAACCATGCAGCAGAGCTAACTGCAGGCTACTACAACCTGAACGATCGCGACGGCTACAGAACCATCGCAAGAATGCTGGCAAGACATGATGCTATCCTCAACTTCACCTGTGTGGAGATGAGAAACTGGGAACAAATCAGAAGAGCCAAGAGTGGGCCTGAAGAACTCGTTCGACAG GTGTTCAGTGCTGCATGGAGAGAGGGGATCGAAGTGGCATGCGAAAATGCTCTTAGCAGATATGACAGAAGGGGGTATAACCAGATCTTGAAGAATGCTAGGCCAAATGGAGTCAGCAGAAATGGCAGGCCAAAGCTGAGAGTTCTAGCAATGACATATCTCAGACTATCAGATGAGTTACTGAAGAGAATTAACTTCAACGTATTTAGATTGTTTGTGAGAAAGATGCATGCAGACCAG GAGTACTGTGCAGATCCATGGAAGTATTTCAAACCCATTACACCTGTAGAGAGATCGAAGCCAGAGATAACGATGGATGAAATCTTGGAAGCTACAGAGACTATGAAGCCATACCCATTTGATCCAGAAACTGATATGAGTGTTGGTGGTGCCTTTGCCGACGTTGTGGATGCAGCACTGCGCATCCTGACTTCATCCTTCAATTGA
- the LOC135651400 gene encoding 22.3 kDa class VI heat shock protein-like, whose translation MLPPRVIEVRSGDQSSHSQKWRVALTEDAFDRFVACGGDTSRKVFGEGSLFNLLLFGKFFDPADTFPLWEFEAETLLSGPGNTSKTAVDRSETESEYALRAELPVGERKCDRKCDVEICGVKEKVVEISGLWGG comes from the exons ATGCTGCCCCCGAGGGTGATCGAGGTCCGATCAGGCGATCAGAGCTCGCACTCGCAGAAATGGCGAGTCGCCCTCACGGAAGACGCGTTCGATCGCTTCGTTGCTTGCGGTGGGGACACTTCTAGAAAGGTGTTTGGTGAAGGGTCTCTCTTCAACCTGCTACTGTTCGGGAAGTTCTTTGACCCTGCCGATACGTTCCCGTTGTGGGAGTTTGAGGCGGAGACATTGCTCTCTGGCCCTGGGAACACCTCCAAGACCGCCGTTGATCGGTCTGAAACAGAGTCAGAGTATGCTCTGAGAGCGGAGTTACCAG TTGGTGAAAGGAAATGTGACAGGAAATGTGACGTAGAAATATGTGGTGTGAAGGAGAAGGTGGTGGAGATCAGTGGCTTGTGGGGTGGGTGA
- the LOC135650580 gene encoding beta-amylase-like isoform X2 yields MQTADSRTDTEKMLANYVPVFVMLPLDVISVSNVLEKQEELRRQLRQLRAADVDGVMVDVWWGIVEAEGTKCYDWSAYRELFHMVEEEGLKLQAIMSFHQCGGNIGDAVDIPLPRWVRDVGESDPDIYYTNRSGTRNREYLTVGVDDQPIFDGRTAVELYSDFMKSFRANMADFLDAGIITDIEVGLGPAGELRYPSYPEAQGWVFPGIGEFQCYDKYMKEEFKEDAAMAGHPEWYLPDDAGEYNDKPTKTKFFAAKNGTYLTEKGTFFLTWYSNKLLMHGDQILDAANEAFLGCKLKLAAKVSGIHWWYKDDNHAAELTAGYYNLNDRDGYRTIARMLARHDAILNFTCVEMRNWEQIRRAKSGPEELVRQVFSAAWREGIEVACENALSRYDRRGYNQILKNARPNGVSRNGRPKLRVLAMTYLRLSDELLKRINFNVFRLFVRKMHADQEYCADPWKYFKPITPVERSKPEITMDEILEATETMKPYPFDPETDMSVGGAFADVVDAALRILTSSFN; encoded by the exons ATGCAGACAGCAGACTCGCGCACAGACACGGAGAAGATGCTGGCAAACTACGTGCCGGTGTTCGTGATGCTCCCA TTGGATGTCATCTCCGTCAGCAATGTGTTGGAGAAGCAGGAAGAACTGCGGCGGCAGCTACGGCAGTTGCGTGCTGCCGATGTCGACGGCGTCATGGTGGACGTTTGGTGGGGAATCGTCGAAGCCGAGGGCACGAAATGCTACGACTGGAGCGCATACAGGGAGCTGTTCCACATGGTGGAGGAAGAAGGGCTAAAGTTGCAGGCCATCATGTCGTTCCATCAGTGCGGCGGAAACATCGGCGACGCCGTCGACATCCCGTTGCCGCGGTGGGTTCGCGATGTCGGCGAGTCGGACCCAGATATCTACTACACCAACAGAAGTGGCACGAGGAATCGAGAGTACCTCACCGTTGGGGTAGACGACCAGCCCATATTTGATGGCCGCACTGCTGTGGAG CTTTACAGTGACTTCATGAAGAGCTTCAGAGCAAACATGGCAGATTTCTTGGATGCTGGTATTATCACAGACATAGAGGTGGGTCTTGGCCCTGCCGGAGAATTGAGGTACCCCTCCTACCCTGAAGCACAGGGATGGGTTTTTCCAGGCATTGGAGAGTTTCAG TGTTATGACAAGTACATGAAGGAAGAGTTCAAAGAGGACGCAGCAATGGCAGGACACCCTGAATGGTATTTGCCAGATGATGCAGGAGAATACAACGACAAGCCGACGAAGACGAAGTTCTTCGCGGCGAAGAATGGGACATATCTCACGGAAAAAGGAACTTTCTTCCTGACTTGGTACTCGAACAAGCTACTAATGCATGGAGACCAGATTCTTGATGCAGCTAATGAGGCCTTCCTAGGCTGCAAACTCAAGCTTGCAGCCAAA GTCTCCGGCATCCACTGGTGGTACAAAGACGACAACCATGCAGCAGAGCTAACTGCAGGCTACTACAACCTGAACGATCGCGACGGCTACAGAACCATCGCAAGAATGCTGGCAAGACATGATGCTATCCTCAACTTCACCTGTGTGGAGATGAGAAACTGGGAACAAATCAGAAGAGCCAAGAGTGGGCCTGAAGAACTCGTTCGACAG GTGTTCAGTGCTGCATGGAGAGAGGGGATCGAAGTGGCATGCGAAAATGCTCTTAGCAGATATGACAGAAGGGGGTATAACCAGATCTTGAAGAATGCTAGGCCAAATGGAGTCAGCAGAAATGGCAGGCCAAAGCTGAGAGTTCTAGCAATGACATATCTCAGACTATCAGATGAGTTACTGAAGAGAATTAACTTCAACGTATTTAGATTGTTTGTGAGAAAGATGCATGCAGACCAG GAGTACTGTGCAGATCCATGGAAGTATTTCAAACCCATTACACCTGTAGAGAGATCGAAGCCAGAGATAACGATGGATGAAATCTTGGAAGCTACAGAGACTATGAAGCCATACCCATTTGATCCAGAAACTGATATGAGTGTTGGTGGTGCCTTTGCCGACGTTGTGGATGCAGCACTGCGCATCCTGACTTCATCCTTCAATTGA
- the LOC135651402 gene encoding aspartic proteinase nepenthesin-1-like encodes MELLPCLLVFFLLHVPLACPAPSGIRATLTHVDSNGEFTASERYRRAMRRSQHRMDAIGEMLTVSGIDARATVHDGLGEYMMDLAVGTPALPFSAIMDTGSDLVWAQCQPCVECLPHSPLQYDPSNSSTYSASPCTDSYCTALPSTCTTACIYHYDYMDSSWTEGVLSTETFTFGSGDPIPDITFGCGYNNSFNTPFYSSGLVGLGPGSLSLVSQLGFGKFSYCLTSIDDLSSTGTLLLGSFADLKEPASAIRSTPLVADSYYFLDLRGISIGATLLPIPSDTFANNIFIDSGTTFTTLPRAALELVQQELRSVVDLPPANDIPWFDTCFQLKSGEVPQLPDMTFHFSGADMVLPMRNYMVVDMEAGVMCLAMNPSSDPVSIFGNFQQQNMHILYDVAGKTLSFAPAQCDKL; translated from the coding sequence ATGGAATTACTGCCGTGTCTTCTAGTTTTCTTCCTCTTGCATGTCCCGTTGGCCTGTCCTGCGCCGAGCGGCATCCGCGCCACCCTCACCCACGTCGACTCCAATGGCGAGTTCACCGCGTCGGAACGCTACCGGCGCGCCATGCGACGTAGCCAGCACAGAATGGATGCCATCGGAGAAATGCTTACGGTCTCCGGCATCGACGCCCGAGCCACGGTGCACGACGGTTTGGGCGAGTACATGATGGACCTCGCCGTCGGCACGCCGGCTCTGCCCTTCTCGGCCATCATGGACACCGGCAGCGACCTCGTCTGGGCTCAGTGCCAACCATGCGTCGAATGCCTCCCCCATTCGCCTCTTCAGTACGATCCCTCCAATTCTTCTACGTACTCAGCGTCGCCGTGCACCGATTCCTACTGCACGGCCCTTCCTTCCACATGCACGACGGCGTGTATATACCACTACGACTATATGGACTCCTCCTGGACCGAGGGAGTGCTCTCCACCGAGACCTTCACCTTCGGCTCCGGCGATCCCATCCCCGATATCACGTTTGGTTGTGGGTACAACAACTCTTTCAATACCCCCTTCTACAGCTCCGGCCTCGTCGGACTCGGCCCGGGGTCGCTGTCTCTGGTGTCGCAGCTCGGCTTCGGGAAGTTCTCCTATTGCCTCACCTCGATCGATGACCTGTCTTCTACCGGCACTCTGCTGCTCGGATCTTTCGCAGACTTGAAAGAACCGGCATCCGCGATTCGATCGACGCCACTGGTTGCTGATTCCTACTACTTCCTGGATCTGCGAGGGATATCAATCGGTGCAACCCTGCTGCCGATTCCATCCGATACTTTCGctaataatatcttcatcgactCCGGCACTACTTTCACAACTCTGCCACGAGCTGCTCTCGAGCTCGTCCAACAAGAACTCCGGTCTGTGGTGGATCTGCCACCAGCGAACGATATCCCATGGTTTGACACCTGCTTCCAGTTGAAATCTGGTGAGGTTCCCCAGCTGCCGGACATGACATTCCACTTCAGTGGCGCCGACATGGTTTTGCCGATGCGCAACTACATGGTCGTGGACATGGAGGCGGGAGTGATGTGCTTGGCAATGAATCCCAGCAGTGATCCCGTGTCGATCTTTGGCAACTTCCAGCAGCAGAACATGCACATACTCTACGACGTCGCCGGGAAGACGCTGTCCTTCGCGCCGGCACAATGCGATAAGCTGTGA
- the LOC135651401 gene encoding aspartic proteinase nepenthesin-1-like yields the protein MPPPPLLLLLLFVAVLPSFAPGTAQFPCIDSHEGNFSRLEFLRRAAMLRKASLQATQTGVQLPVRWSSAGYLVDLAIGTPPLVFSAMLDTGSDLVWTQCFSQPSESLTYAALPCTSPQCQTLPRFSCSPDCHYSYSYGDTSYTKGVLGTETFTFGAADPVAVTGIAFGCSTVSEVGAENSPFFSNSAGILGMARGPLSLVSQLGEERFSYCFASDDTTTALLFGSSANPSPQASSTPFVNVPSPLYYLSLQGISVGVTLLPIPNTTLALQSNGTGGLVIDSGTTFTLLTDPAHAMLKQALVSQIDLPVATVAGYDLCFSLPPDASGVAVPILVFHFDGADMDFPAANYFVVNSSAGLLCLAIFGSPFNLSILGNFQQQNMHLVYDLAGGKLSFEPANCSDRSLVDVVTKR from the coding sequence atgccaccgccgccgctgctcctgctGCTGCTTTTCGTGGCCGTGCTCCCGTCTTTCGCGCCGGGCACGGCGCAGTTCCCCTGCATCGACTCCCACGAAGGGAACTTCTCCAGGTTGGAGTTCCTCCGTCGAGCGGCAATGCTTCGCAAGGCGAGCCTGCAGGCCACGCAGACCGGTGTCCAGCTCCCTGTCCGTTGGAGCAGCGCCGGCTACCTCGTGGACCTCGCCATCGGCACCCCGCCCCTCGTCTTCTCGGCCATGCTCGACACCGGTAGCGACCTGGTTTGGACCCAGTGCTTCTCTCAGCCCTCCGAGTCTCTCACCTACGCCGCTCTCCCCTGCACCAGTCCCCAGTGCCAGACTCTCCCTCGCTTCTCCTGCTCTCCTGATTGCCACTACAGCTACTCCTACGGCGATACTTCGTACACCAAAGGTGTTCTCGGCACCGAGACCTTCACCTTCGGCGCAGCCGATCCGGTGGCGGTCACCGGCATCGCCTTCGGGTGCAGCACCGTGAGCGAGGTTGGAGCGGAGAACTCACCCTTCTTCTCTAACTCTGCCGGGATCCTGGGAATGGCGAGGGGGCCATTGTCACTGGTGTCCCAGCTCGGTGAAGAAAGATTCTCCTATTGCTTCGCTTCTGACGACACAACCACCGCTCTGCTCTTTGGCTCTTCGGCAAATCCGAGCCCACAGGCTTCTTCCACGCCGTTCGTCAACGTCCCTTCTCCCCTATACTACCTCTCCTTGCAAGGGATCTCGGTTGGTGTAACCCTCTTACCGATACCGAACACAACCCTTGCGCTCCAATCGAACGGGACCGGCGGCTTGGTCATTGATTCCGGCACCACCTTTACCCTGTTGACGGATCCCGCTCACGCGATGTTGAAGCAAGCGCTTGTGTCTCAGATCGATCTACCGGTGGCGACCGTGGCCGGGTATGATCTCTGCTTCTCCTTGCCACCGGATGCAAGTGGGGTGGCAGTGCCGATCTTGGTTTTCCATTTCGATGGCGCTGATATGGACTTCCCGGCGGCGAACTACTTCGTTGTGAATTCCAGTGCTGGATTGTTGTGCTTGGCAATCTTCGGGTCTCCGTTCAACCTCTCCATCTTGGGCAACTTCCAGCAGCAGAACATGCATCTCGTctatgacctcgccggtggaaagCTGTCGTTCGAGCCTGCGAACTGTAGTGATCGGTCTCTTGTCGATGTAGTAACAAAAAGGTGA